The following coding sequences lie in one Rhizobium rhododendri genomic window:
- the cobS gene encoding cobaltochelatase subunit CobS: MSKIDVDISQLPDTTVSLREAFGIDSDMRVPAYSKGDAYVPDFDSDYLFDRDTTLAIVAGFAHNRRVMISGYHGTGKSSHIEQVAARLNWPCVRINLDSHVSRIDLVGKDAIVVKDGMQITEFKDGILPWAYQHNVALVFDEYDAGRPDVMFVIQRVLESSGRLTLLDQSRVIRPHPAFRLFATANTIGLGDTTGLYHGTQQINQAQMDRWSIVSTLNYLPHEQEVNIVAAKVKSFRTTAGRETVSKMVRVADLTRAAFMNGDLSTVMSPRTVITWAENAEIFGDVAFAFRVTFLNKCDELERPLVAEHYQRAFGVELKESAANIVLEA; encoded by the coding sequence GCCGGCCTACAGCAAGGGCGACGCCTATGTTCCGGACTTCGATTCGGACTACCTCTTCGACCGCGACACGACGCTCGCCATCGTCGCCGGCTTCGCGCATAACCGGCGCGTGATGATTTCGGGCTACCACGGCACGGGCAAATCGTCGCATATCGAGCAGGTCGCCGCGCGCCTCAACTGGCCCTGCGTGCGTATCAACCTCGACAGCCATGTCAGCCGTATCGACCTTGTCGGCAAGGATGCCATTGTCGTTAAGGACGGCATGCAGATCACCGAGTTCAAGGACGGCATCCTGCCCTGGGCCTACCAGCATAATGTCGCGCTCGTGTTCGACGAATACGATGCTGGGCGCCCGGACGTGATGTTCGTCATTCAGCGCGTGCTGGAATCGTCGGGTCGCCTGACGCTTCTCGACCAGAGCCGCGTCATCCGCCCGCATCCCGCCTTCCGCCTGTTTGCCACCGCCAACACCATCGGCCTCGGCGACACGACGGGCCTTTATCACGGCACGCAGCAGATCAACCAGGCGCAGATGGACCGCTGGTCGATCGTCTCGACGCTGAACTACCTGCCGCACGAGCAGGAAGTGAACATCGTCGCCGCCAAGGTCAAATCCTTCCGCACGACGGCCGGCCGCGAGACCGTTTCGAAGATGGTACGGGTTGCCGACCTGACGCGCGCTGCCTTCATGAACGGCGACCTGTCGACCGTGATGAGCCCGCGTACCGTCATCACCTGGGCTGAGAACGCCGAGATTTTCGGTGATGTCGCCTTCGCCTTCCGCGTCACGTTCCTCAACAAGTGCGACGAGCTTGAGCGTCCGCTGGTGGCCGAGCACTATCAGCGCGCCTTCGGCGTCGAGCTGAAGGAAAGCGCCGCCAACATCGTTCTCGAGGCCTAG
- the gloB gene encoding hydroxyacylglutathione hydrolase gives MQPLELDVFTCRTDNYGVLVHDPETGLTASIDAPDAAAVAAAAGRRGWKISHIFTTHHHTDHVEGNLALKEQFGCLIFGPLNEAVAIPGLDRAYGDGDSFKFGSHTVNVIETPGHTAGHICYHFEDDKLLFAADTLFALGCGRLFERPASDMWASLQKLAVLPDETAVYFGHEYTLANARFALTIDPDNERLKARAADIEAMRAEGKFTIPTTLALEKETNPFLRPADPAIRRNLLMESRTNEEVFTEIRKRKDNF, from the coding sequence ATGCAGCCTTTGGAACTCGACGTATTTACCTGCCGCACCGACAATTACGGCGTTCTCGTCCACGATCCGGAGACAGGCCTCACCGCCTCCATCGATGCGCCGGACGCAGCAGCCGTTGCCGCAGCAGCGGGGCGCCGTGGCTGGAAGATCAGCCACATCTTCACCACCCACCATCACACCGACCATGTCGAAGGCAACCTGGCGCTGAAGGAGCAGTTCGGCTGTCTCATCTTCGGCCCGCTCAACGAGGCGGTCGCCATTCCCGGCCTCGACCGCGCCTATGGTGACGGCGACAGCTTCAAGTTCGGCAGCCACACTGTCAACGTCATCGAGACGCCGGGCCACACAGCCGGACATATCTGCTACCACTTCGAGGACGACAAGCTGCTGTTTGCCGCAGATACGCTGTTCGCGCTCGGCTGCGGTCGTCTTTTCGAACGCCCGGCCTCGGACATGTGGGCTTCGCTGCAGAAACTTGCCGTGCTGCCCGACGAGACCGCCGTCTATTTCGGCCATGAATACACGCTGGCCAATGCCCGTTTCGCGCTCACCATCGATCCCGACAACGAGCGCCTGAAAGCCCGGGCGGCCGATATCGAGGCGATGCGCGCCGAGGGCAAGTTCACCATCCCGACGACGCTGGCGCTGGAGAAGGAAACCAATCCGTTCCTGCGCCCCGCCGATCCGGCCATCCGCCGCAACCTTTTGATGGAAAGCCGCACCAACGAGGAAGTCTTCACCGAAATCCGCAAGCGGAAAGATAATTTCTGA
- a CDS encoding queuosine precursor transporter: MPNPRFLLIYVALMTLVVVASNFLVQFPLNGEIAGIKLGDILTWGAFTYPVAFLVTDLTNRQFGPTIARRVVLAGFVVGIAMSFFSSVPRIAIASGAAYLAGQLLDIVLFNRLRRQAWWRAPLVGSLLGSLLDTVLFFSLSFAAFFVFLGDNTPFALEQAPILGIFTIEAPRWISWAIGDFSVKLIVGLVMLLPYGALMNVLKPAQPVRG, encoded by the coding sequence ATGCCCAACCCGCGCTTTCTGCTGATCTACGTTGCCCTGATGACGCTGGTCGTCGTCGCGTCCAATTTTCTCGTCCAGTTCCCGCTGAACGGCGAGATTGCCGGCATCAAGCTCGGCGACATCCTGACCTGGGGTGCCTTCACCTACCCGGTCGCCTTTCTCGTCACGGACCTCACCAACCGCCAGTTCGGCCCGACCATCGCGCGCCGCGTCGTGCTTGCCGGCTTCGTCGTCGGTATCGCCATGTCGTTCTTCTCGTCGGTGCCGCGCATCGCCATTGCCTCGGGCGCTGCCTATCTGGCAGGCCAGCTGCTCGACATCGTGCTGTTCAACCGCTTGCGCCGCCAGGCGTGGTGGCGCGCGCCGCTGGTTGGCTCCCTGCTGGGCTCTCTGCTCGATACCGTGCTGTTCTTCTCTCTGTCCTTCGCCGCCTTTTTCGTGTTCCTCGGCGACAACACGCCATTCGCGCTCGAACAGGCGCCGATCCTCGGCATCTTCACGATCGAAGCGCCGCGCTGGATCTCCTGGGCCATCGGTGACTTCTCCGTCAAGCTGATCGTCGGCCTGGTAATGCTGCTGCCCTACGGCGCCCTCATGAACGTTCTGAAGCCGGCGCAGCCGGTTCGGGGCTGA
- the rpmB gene encoding 50S ribosomal protein L28, producing MSRMCELTGKAVLTGNNVSHANNKTKRKFLPNLCQVTLISDSLGQRYRLRVSAAALRTVEHRGGLDAFLLKSDETTLSQRARLLRRQIVKKTAELAATAA from the coding sequence ATGTCCCGCATGTGCGAATTGACCGGCAAGGCCGTCCTGACGGGTAACAATGTCAGCCACGCAAACAACAAGACCAAGCGCAAGTTCCTTCCGAACCTGTGCCAGGTAACGCTGATCTCCGATTCGCTCGGCCAGCGTTATCGCCTACGCGTTTCGGCTGCGGCGCTCCGCACTGTCGAACACCGTGGCGGCCTCGATGCCTTCCTTCTGAAGTCCGACGAAACCACGCTGAGCCAGCGCGCTCGCCTGCTTCGTCGCCAGATCGTCAAGAAGACTGCAGAACTTGCAGCGACCGCTGCCTAA
- a CDS encoding DUF3108 domain-containing protein: MSYLGKWLLVSVIAGSLPAMGHAEDMRHETEYRVALAGLPIAHADFKTEVIDKHFTIKGTVSSSGLADLVTTISAQADVAGVVGPRKLETSRYTLNYKSGRKQHTYDVLYRDGNVTSSTTTPEPHRPQNWIPVAEGDLRSVLDPVSGLIFPANTNVCAQTLPIYDGETRMNLKLSPKGSKPFSTEGFKGDAIVCGVHFTALGGYKKSRTDFDYLSKSNDMEIWFAKADAMKVYAPVYVRIPTKYGTVTITAVKYGS; encoded by the coding sequence ATGTCATATCTCGGAAAATGGCTTCTCGTCTCCGTTATCGCCGGATCACTCCCGGCCATGGGTCATGCCGAGGACATGCGGCATGAAACCGAATACCGCGTGGCGCTGGCCGGGCTGCCGATCGCGCACGCCGATTTCAAGACCGAAGTCATCGACAAGCATTTCACCATCAAGGGCACGGTCAGTTCCTCGGGCCTCGCCGATCTTGTGACGACGATCTCGGCGCAAGCCGATGTTGCCGGTGTCGTGGGGCCGCGGAAGCTCGAGACATCGCGCTACACGCTCAATTACAAGAGCGGCCGCAAGCAGCACACCTATGACGTCCTTTACCGCGATGGCAACGTCACATCGTCGACCACGACGCCGGAGCCGCACCGGCCGCAGAACTGGATCCCGGTTGCCGAGGGAGACCTGCGCTCCGTTCTCGATCCGGTGTCGGGGCTGATTTTTCCGGCAAACACCAACGTCTGTGCGCAGACACTGCCGATCTACGACGGCGAGACGCGCATGAACCTGAAGCTGTCTCCGAAGGGCTCCAAGCCGTTTTCGACCGAGGGTTTCAAGGGCGACGCGATCGTTTGCGGCGTGCATTTCACAGCTCTCGGCGGCTACAAGAAGAGCCGTACCGATTTCGACTACCTGAGCAAGAGCAACGACATGGAGATCTGGTTTGCCAAGGCGGACGCCATGAAGGTATATGCTCCCGTCTACGTCCGCATCCCGACCAAGTACGGCACGGTGACAATCACGGCGGTCAAGTACGGCAGTTAA
- a CDS encoding DMT family transporter, whose product MTLRATLIGFSAILMWSFLALFTAASGTMPAFQLSAICFAIGSIPGIVVLILRPERIKLLRQPAKVWITGIAGLFGYHFLYFTALRNAPAVEAGLIAYLWPLLIVVGSALLPGERLRWYHIAGAFAGLAGTVLIVGRNGFHFDAAYGLGYGAAVLCAFTWSGYSLLTRRFDAVSTDVVTGFCLATSILSLLCHVGLESTVWPETGFQWAAIAGLGLLPVGAAFYAWDYGVKSGDIQILGAASYAAPLLSTLILTLFGFAEPRWGIVGACLLVTGGAVLAAHKMILRRPPAPDVAIAE is encoded by the coding sequence ATGACATTGCGGGCAACGCTGATCGGTTTTTCGGCAATCCTGATGTGGTCCTTCCTGGCGCTGTTCACTGCCGCCTCCGGGACAATGCCGGCCTTCCAGCTTTCGGCCATCTGCTTTGCCATCGGCAGCATCCCGGGCATTGTGGTTCTGATCCTCAGGCCGGAGCGGATAAAGCTGCTGCGTCAGCCGGCGAAAGTGTGGATCACAGGCATTGCCGGGCTGTTCGGCTATCATTTTCTCTATTTCACGGCACTTAGAAATGCGCCGGCGGTCGAGGCCGGTCTCATCGCCTATCTCTGGCCGTTGCTCATCGTCGTCGGCTCGGCGCTGCTGCCGGGGGAACGGCTGCGCTGGTATCACATCGCAGGCGCCTTTGCCGGGCTCGCCGGGACGGTGCTGATCGTCGGGCGCAACGGGTTTCATTTCGATGCGGCCTATGGGCTCGGCTATGGCGCGGCCGTTCTCTGCGCTTTCACGTGGTCAGGCTATTCGTTGCTGACGCGGCGTTTCGATGCCGTCTCGACCGATGTCGTCACCGGCTTCTGCCTTGCGACGTCGATCCTGTCGCTGCTGTGCCATGTGGGGCTGGAAAGCACTGTCTGGCCGGAAACAGGCTTTCAATGGGCGGCGATAGCCGGTCTCGGGCTGTTGCCGGTCGGGGCTGCCTTCTACGCCTGGGATTATGGTGTCAAGAGCGGCGATATCCAGATCCTCGGTGCCGCCAGCTATGCGGCGCCGTTGCTGTCGACACTGATCCTGACGTTGTTCGGCTTTGCCGAGCCGAGGTGGGGAATTGTCGGTGCCTGCCTGCTGGTGACCGGCGGCGCCGTGCTTGCCGCCCATAAAATGATCCTGCGCCGTCCGCCAGCGCCGGATGTCGCCATTGCCGAATAG
- a CDS encoding class I SAM-dependent methyltransferase produces the protein MHADIVDLRQFYHSELGRLAEQSIAMALSSLWARLPEERLVGLGYSVPYLDRFRADTERTFAFMPAGQGAVNWPMGSASSTALIFDEELPLPDSSIDRVLLVHSLEFAESPRETLKELWRVLAPGGRLVIVVPNRRGVWARMEHTPFGSGRPYSRGQLTALLRETNFTPGATAEALFFPPSKLRAVLRLRRAFERIGRTLWPAFSGVIIVEAQKRLYQGLPVAVRASRRVFVPVLAPRGVPTTREETQPKR, from the coding sequence ATGCATGCCGATATCGTCGACCTTCGCCAATTCTATCATTCCGAACTCGGCCGGCTGGCGGAGCAATCGATTGCCATGGCGCTGTCGTCGCTCTGGGCGCGATTGCCGGAGGAGCGGCTCGTCGGTCTCGGATATTCCGTGCCCTATCTCGACCGCTTTCGCGCCGATACCGAGCGGACCTTCGCGTTCATGCCGGCGGGGCAGGGGGCGGTGAACTGGCCGATGGGATCGGCGTCGTCGACGGCGCTGATCTTCGACGAAGAACTGCCTTTGCCCGATTCGTCGATCGACCGCGTCCTTCTGGTGCATTCGCTGGAATTTGCCGAAAGCCCGCGCGAGACGCTGAAAGAGCTTTGGCGGGTGCTGGCGCCCGGCGGGCGGCTGGTGATCGTGGTGCCGAACCGGCGTGGCGTCTGGGCGCGGATGGAACATACGCCATTCGGCTCGGGCCGGCCCTATTCGCGCGGCCAGCTGACGGCGCTGTTGCGCGAGACGAACTTCACGCCGGGAGCGACCGCCGAAGCGCTGTTCTTCCCGCCTTCCAAGCTGCGTGCGGTGCTCAGGCTGCGCCGGGCCTTCGAGCGTATCGGCAGGACGCTGTGGCCGGCCTTCTCCGGCGTCATCATCGTCGAGGCGCAGAAACGGCTTTACCAGGGCCTGCCGGTTGCGGTGCGCGCTTCGCGACGTGTGTTCGTGCCCGTGCTGGCGCCGCGCGGCGTGCCCACCACGCGTGAGGAAACCCAGCCGAAGCGCTGA
- the hisC gene encoding histidinol-phosphate transaminase, with translation MSSEISKPVPRPGILDIAAYVPGKEGAPGLSRVFKLSSNETPLGASPKAIAAFKAAADELERYPDGQALALRQAIADVNGLNPANILCGNGSDELLGLLCHVYLAPGDEAVITEHGFLVYKIQIMGAGATPVTVKEKDCTVDVDAILAAVTDRTRMVFIANPGNPTGTYVPVNDIRRLHAALPKNVILVLDAAYAEYVRRNDYEAGIELVSANSNVVMTRTFSKAYGLAALRVGWMFGPAEIVDALNRIRGPFNMNAPAIAAGAAAMRDQAFVETAVTYNLLWLDKLTAAFEAIGLKVTPSVANFVLIHFPDVDGKRAADADELLASRGYILRAVRGYGFTNSLRMSIGTEEANRGVIETLGEFMGRKA, from the coding sequence ATGAGCAGCGAAATCAGCAAGCCCGTCCCGCGTCCCGGTATTCTCGACATCGCTGCCTATGTGCCGGGCAAGGAAGGTGCGCCGGGTCTTTCCCGCGTGTTCAAGCTGTCCTCCAACGAGACGCCGCTCGGTGCCAGCCCCAAGGCCATCGCCGCCTTCAAGGCTGCCGCCGACGAGCTGGAACGTTATCCGGACGGCCAGGCATTGGCGCTGCGGCAGGCCATCGCCGACGTCAACGGGCTCAATCCGGCGAATATCCTCTGCGGCAACGGTTCCGACGAACTGCTCGGCCTGCTCTGCCACGTCTACCTGGCACCGGGCGACGAGGCCGTCATCACCGAACACGGGTTCCTCGTCTACAAGATCCAGATCATGGGCGCCGGGGCGACGCCTGTTACGGTCAAGGAAAAGGACTGCACTGTCGACGTCGACGCGATCCTTGCCGCCGTCACCGACCGGACGCGGATGGTGTTTATCGCCAATCCCGGCAATCCGACAGGCACCTACGTGCCCGTCAACGACATCAGGCGCCTGCACGCGGCTTTGCCGAAGAACGTGATCCTCGTGCTCGACGCCGCCTACGCCGAATATGTCCGCCGCAACGACTACGAGGCCGGCATCGAACTGGTCTCGGCAAATTCCAATGTCGTCATGACCCGCACCTTCTCCAAGGCCTACGGCCTGGCGGCGCTTCGCGTCGGCTGGATGTTCGGCCCGGCGGAGATCGTCGATGCGCTGAACCGTATTCGCGGACCGTTCAACATGAATGCCCCTGCAATCGCCGCCGGAGCCGCTGCCATGCGCGACCAGGCGTTCGTCGAGACGGCGGTCACCTACAATCTGCTGTGGCTGGACAAGCTGACTGCGGCGTTTGAAGCCATCGGGCTTAAGGTCACGCCATCGGTTGCCAATTTCGTTCTCATCCACTTCCCGGATGTGGACGGCAAGCGGGCCGCCGATGCCGACGAGTTGCTGGCCAGCCGGGGCTATATCCTGCGTGCCGTGCGCGGCTACGGCTTCACCAATTCGTTGCGGATGAGCATCGGCACGGAAGAGGCCAATCGCGGTGTCATCGAGACACTCGGCGAATTCATGGGACGCAAGGCATGA
- a CDS encoding cupin domain-containing protein — protein MRPEDIIRELGMQPHPEGGWYVQTFRDSTGEARGHSTAIYYMLQSGERSHWHRVRDAAEVWHYYAGAPLALDISENGQGKTTIVLGTDFASGERPQAIVPADWWQAAETTGDYTLVGCTVAPGFEFSSFEMAPPGWKPSDA, from the coding sequence ATGCGGCCGGAGGACATCATCCGCGAACTCGGCATGCAGCCCCACCCGGAAGGTGGCTGGTACGTCCAGACCTTCCGCGACAGCACAGGCGAGGCGCGCGGTCATTCGACGGCGATCTATTACATGCTGCAGTCCGGAGAGCGCTCTCACTGGCACCGTGTGCGGGATGCCGCCGAAGTCTGGCATTACTATGCCGGCGCTCCCTTGGCGCTCGACATCTCGGAGAATGGCCAGGGCAAGACGACGATCGTCCTCGGGACAGATTTCGCGAGCGGCGAACGGCCACAGGCGATCGTACCCGCCGACTGGTGGCAGGCGGCGGAAACAACCGGCGACTACACGCTGGTCGGCTGCACCGTCGCCCCGGGCTTTGAATTTTCGAGCTTCGAAATGGCGCCTCCGGGCTGGAAGCCTTCGGACGCCTGA
- a CDS encoding esterase-like activity of phytase family protein yields MKRLSRVCLLAALLAGCVSAGDPSAGGPAEIRASKISAFRFGSTVTKFGDLEFLGGLQMTSSNDLFGAASAIRLRPDHRHFVSVLDTGHWWTGAIDRDADGKLQGISEAVITPMIDRFGQMHEGKGAMDAEGVALRGNTVLVSYEQNHRVDVYPDPGFETSKPSGSIPILMNRNALRGNQSLEALMIGPPGSPLAGNAVLVTERSLDKDGNMLAAILDGPLKGRFTVRHYDDYDVSDGVFLPDGDLLLLERRFDFAHGIGMRLRRIVGGDIKPGAVVDGKVIFEANADEQIDNMEGIDAFRAEDGTIHLIMVSDDNHSILQRNLMLEFRLLR; encoded by the coding sequence ATGAAGCGACTTTCCCGCGTCTGCCTGCTGGCCGCGCTGCTGGCCGGCTGTGTGTCTGCCGGCGATCCCTCCGCCGGCGGACCTGCCGAGATCCGTGCCAGCAAGATATCCGCTTTTCGTTTTGGCTCGACGGTGACTAAATTCGGCGATCTCGAGTTTCTGGGCGGCCTTCAGATGACCTCGAGCAACGATCTGTTCGGTGCCGCCTCGGCCATCCGGCTGCGGCCAGACCACCGGCACTTCGTCTCCGTGCTCGATACCGGGCACTGGTGGACAGGCGCCATCGACCGTGATGCCGATGGCAAGCTGCAGGGCATCTCCGAGGCGGTCATCACGCCGATGATCGACCGGTTTGGCCAGATGCACGAAGGCAAGGGCGCAATGGATGCCGAGGGCGTTGCGCTGCGCGGCAACACCGTGCTTGTCAGCTACGAGCAGAACCACCGGGTCGACGTCTATCCCGATCCCGGCTTCGAGACGTCCAAGCCGTCGGGCTCGATCCCTATCCTCATGAACCGCAATGCGTTGCGCGGCAACCAGAGCCTCGAAGCGCTGATGATTGGCCCGCCGGGCAGCCCGCTTGCCGGCAATGCCGTACTGGTGACGGAACGCAGCCTCGACAAGGACGGCAACATGCTCGCCGCCATTCTCGACGGCCCCCTGAAAGGCCGCTTCACCGTCCGCCATTACGATGACTACGATGTCAGCGACGGGGTGTTCCTCCCGGACGGCGACCTGCTGCTTCTGGAACGGCGTTTCGACTTCGCCCACGGCATCGGCATGCGCCTGCGCCGCATTGTCGGCGGCGATATCAAGCCGGGTGCCGTAGTCGATGGAAAGGTGATCTTCGAGGCCAATGCCGACGAACAGATCGACAACATGGAAGGCATAGACGCCTTCCGCGCCGAAGACGGCACGATCCACCTGATCATGGTCTCCGACGACAATCACTCGATCCTGCAGCGCAACCTGATGCTGGAATTCCGGCTTCTGCGGTGA
- the cobT gene encoding cobaltochelatase subunit CobT, producing the protein MAGRGDNLKGKPGTQVDMEPLRRAITGCVRSIAGDGEVEVTFANERPGMSGERIRLPEMSKRPTLHELAVTRGLGDSMALRLACHDARVHATMAPQGTDARTIFDAVEQARVESIGTLRMDGVAANIYSMNTEKYAKANFAGVERQEDAPLGEAMAMIIREKLTGQKPPESAGKVLDLWRPFIEEKTAGALDALPAAINDQQAFARAMRHVLSAMEMAEDYGDDETEQNDEDSTSEEDQPRSDEQDQDEVDEDAGADAAPAEDSEQADEQMDDGEMDGAEISDDDMTDEGEDDSETPGETRRPNTPFSDFNEKVDYHVFTEDFDETISASELCDASELERLRAFLDKQLAHLQGAVGRLANRMQRRLMAQQNRSWDFDLEEGYLDPARLTRMIIDPMQPLSFKMERDTQFRDTVVTLLIDNSGSMRGRPITVAATCADILARTLERCGVKVEILGFTTKAWKGGQSRETWLAGGKPQTPGRLNDLRHIIYKSADEPLRRARNNLGLMMREGLLKENIDGEALIWAHNRLLARREQRKILMMISDGAPVDDSTLSVNPGNYLERHLRAVIEQIETRSPVELLAIGIGHDVTRYYRRAVTIVDADELAGAMTEQLASLFEDQTQLRGSRRRRAG; encoded by the coding sequence ATGGCAGGTCGTGGAGACAATCTGAAGGGCAAGCCCGGCACGCAGGTCGATATGGAGCCGTTGCGCCGGGCGATCACCGGCTGCGTGCGCTCGATTGCCGGCGACGGCGAAGTCGAGGTGACGTTTGCCAACGAACGTCCGGGCATGAGCGGCGAGCGCATCCGCCTGCCAGAAATGTCGAAGCGGCCAACGCTGCATGAGCTTGCCGTTACCCGCGGGCTCGGCGATTCCATGGCGCTGCGTCTTGCCTGCCACGATGCGCGCGTTCATGCGACGATGGCGCCGCAGGGCACCGACGCCCGCACCATCTTCGATGCCGTCGAGCAGGCGCGCGTTGAATCGATCGGGACGTTGCGGATGGATGGCGTCGCCGCCAACATCTACTCCATGAATACCGAGAAATATGCCAAGGCGAACTTTGCCGGTGTCGAGCGTCAGGAAGATGCGCCGCTCGGCGAAGCCATGGCGATGATCATCCGCGAGAAGCTGACCGGCCAGAAGCCGCCGGAAAGCGCTGGAAAGGTGCTCGATCTCTGGCGTCCGTTCATCGAGGAAAAGACCGCCGGCGCTCTGGATGCGCTGCCGGCTGCGATCAACGACCAGCAGGCCTTTGCCCGCGCCATGCGCCACGTCCTCTCAGCCATGGAAATGGCCGAGGACTACGGCGACGACGAGACCGAGCAGAACGACGAGGACAGCACCTCCGAGGAAGACCAGCCACGCAGCGACGAGCAGGACCAGGACGAGGTCGACGAAGATGCCGGCGCTGACGCCGCGCCCGCTGAAGACAGCGAGCAGGCCGACGAGCAGATGGACGACGGCGAGATGGACGGCGCGGAGATTTCCGACGACGACATGACCGACGAGGGCGAGGACGATTCCGAAACGCCCGGCGAGACGCGCCGCCCGAACACTCCTTTCTCCGATTTCAACGAAAAGGTCGACTATCACGTCTTCACCGAGGATTTCGACGAGACCATCAGCGCGTCGGAGCTTTGCGATGCCTCCGAACTGGAGCGGTTGCGGGCGTTTCTCGACAAGCAGCTGGCCCATCTTCAGGGTGCCGTCGGACGCCTCGCCAATCGGATGCAGCGCCGCCTGATGGCGCAGCAGAACCGGTCGTGGGATTTCGACCTGGAAGAGGGCTATCTCGACCCCGCCCGCCTGACGCGGATGATCATCGACCCGATGCAGCCGCTGTCGTTCAAGATGGAACGCGACACGCAGTTCCGCGATACGGTGGTGACGCTGCTGATCGACAATTCCGGCTCGATGCGCGGACGGCCGATCACGGTTGCCGCCACTTGCGCCGATATCCTGGCGCGTACGCTGGAGCGCTGCGGCGTCAAGGTCGAGATCCTCGGCTTCACGACCAAGGCCTGGAAGGGCGGGCAGTCCCGCGAGACATGGCTTGCCGGCGGCAAGCCGCAGACGCCGGGCCGCCTCAACGACCTGCGCCACATTATCTACAAGTCGGCTGACGAGCCGCTACGCCGGGCGCGCAACAATCTCGGCCTGATGATGCGCGAAGGGTTGCTGAAGGAAAATATCGACGGCGAGGCGTTGATCTGGGCGCATAACCGGCTGCTGGCGCGGCGCGAGCAGCGCAAGATCCTGATGATGATCTCGGATGGTGCGCCCGTCGACGATTCGACGCTGTCGGTCAATCCGGGCAATTATCTGGAGCGCCACCTGCGCGCCGTCATCGAGCAGATCGAGACCCGTTCGCCTGTCGAACTTCTCGCCATCGGCATCGGCCACGACGTGACACGCTATTATCGTCGCGCCGTCACGATCGTCGATGCCGACGAACTGGCCGGCGCCATGACGGAGCAGCTGGCATCGCTGTTCGAAGACCAGACGCAGCTGCGCGGTAGCCGGCGGCGCCGGGCTGGCTGA